The Candidatus Aminicenantes bacterium genome includes the window CCCCCGGAAAGGGATCAGCTTGCTCCTGATTTCCGCCGGGAACTGCGAGCCGTCGAGCCGCCGGATCTCATGCTCGAGCGGAGCGCCGGCCGCGGCCTGATCGCGGTTGACCAATGCAGTTGTTTCCGGGTCCATGAATTCGGTTATTTTCCTGCCGACGATCTCCCGGATCTCGCCACCGAGCATCTGGACCAGGTTGGAATTGGCGTCGATGACCGTGTTGTTTTCCAGAATGCACATGCCCTCGAAGGTCGCCTCGGCCAGGATGCGGAAGCGCGTCTCGCTCTCGTTCAGGGCCGCTTCGGTCCGTTTGTGCTCGGCGATTTCGTTCTGCAGCCGGACGTTGCTGTCGCGCGACTCCTGCTCGTTGCGCCGGGCGCGCTCGATGCTGCGCCGCAAGTTGTTGGCCAGCATGCGCGCCGGCACGGCGGCCAGGATGAAGATGGCCATGACGGTGATCAGGACGAATACCGTGGTGTGGAGCTGCTGGGGCCAGGCGATTAAGCCCTCGACTTCGGCCATGATAATGATCGCGGCTGAGAGCATCGACAAGGCGACGATGGCCAGGAATTCTTTCGGCCTGAGCAGCAGGGCAGCGATGATGATGATCACCGGATAGAGCATGGAGGCCAAATCGTGGATGCCGCCTCCGGTGTACAGCAGGATGGTGACCAGGGCGAGAAGCGAGACAAAGGTCAGGAAAATGGCGGAGCGCAGGCGGCCCGAGTGGAGCAGGACCAGGAGTAAAAATGCCATCACCACGCCCGCGGCCAGTTCCACGGTCTTGTCGTACTGGCCGGCCGCGGCGGTGGCCGCCGCCACCAGGATGCCGGCCGCTATGCCGTGCAGCAGGATCAGGTTTAAAAAATAGGCCGACTGGTTCTTGTCTTCATCGTCGAAATGGGGAGGCGGAAAGTGTTTGCCAAAATATTTCATCAGCTTGAGGAAAACCGATTCCTTTCCTTCTGTCATGTTTGATGCCTTGGGTGATCTAGGGTGTACCAATTCTAAACAGGCGTTTTTAAATTGTCAAATAAAAAAATAGAAAATCAGCTTTCCTCGATGCGCAGCGAAACCATCACGTCGCCCTGGCGGATGGCGTCGACAACCTCCTGTCCCTGCAGCACCTTGCCGAAGACGGTATGGCGGCCGTTCAGGTGCGGCTGCTCGCAGTGGGTGATGAAAAACTGACTGCCGTTGGTGTCGGGCCCGGCGTTGGCCATGGAGATGACCCCGGTCTCGTGGCGCAGCGGGTTGTGGCGCACCTCGTCGGCGAAGCGGTAGCCCGGGCCACCGCTGCCGCTGGCGCTGGGGTCTCCGCCCTGGATCATGAAGTTGGCGATGACGCGATGGAAGCTGACGCCGTCGTAAAAATTTTCGCGGGCCAGGAAGATGAAGTTGTTCACGGTTTGCGGGGCATGCTCGGGAAACAGCTGCAGGACGATCTCCCCGCGGGCGGTGGTGATGCGGGCCCGGTAGGTCCTTTTGCCCTCGATGACCATCGGCGGCGGGTTTTTCCATTGCTTGGCGGTCATGGGATGCTCCTTTTTAGTGTTCCCGGTCCCGGAGATACCCGGGAACCGGAATATCCCTTATTTTCTCATAGCAACGACGCTTTTAGCAACTGGTTCCCGAAACGGGTCCCTTAGACTTTCGCCATGTTTCAATGTTCGATAGCCCCGGTGAAAATCGCCTCAAAATCATGGCCGTGCAGCCGGTGCAGCTCGTGCAGGTCCTCGTCGTTCCAGCGGCTGTCGGGCGCTCCCGATATGAACCAGTTGGAGCCGTTGTCGGCGACGATCATGCCGAATTTTTTCAGGGCGCGCAGGATCTTCTGGTTTGTGGCTGAAAAACCCGAGATGTCGATATCCGACTTCAGGCGCAGACGCAGACCCATGGGCGGCAGGGCGGGGGCATCGCTCGACGAAGCGAAATGCCTGGCCGGAAAAATGAAGCCGCGCTGGGTCCTTTCCACCGTGAAGCGCAGGGCGTGGCCGATCTCCCCCTGCTGCACCTCCAGGTAGCGCACCAGGCCGGGAAAGATGGGAAGGCCGGCGGCGTCGGCCGACGTCCAGTACTTGGGGCGCAGGGCGTTGGATGCGAGATCCCATTTGGCGCCGCTTTCGGCCTCCCAGCCGTTCGCGGCCTTGCGGGCCTTGTACAGCTCATACAGCATACGCTGGTCGCGGTCGATGACGATCACATGGCGGTCGCCGTCGGAAGCGGCGCCGCCTTCGATTGGGGCGTCGTCGGGAATGGGGAAGGGCCCGGGATCGCTCTCGTCGCCGTAGGCGGTGTAGGTTATGGCAACCCGGGTTTGACTGCCGGGCACGACCCGGTAGGGGATGCCGTTGGGCGCGCCGTCCCAGACCGTGCCGAAACTCGGGTGCAGCTCGCCGTTGCCGCCGATGGCGTTGATGAAAACGTCCGAGTCGGCATGGACGGGATAAGTTGATATATCGGCGTTCCAGGGGTTGTCGGCCGGAAAGACCGGAAAATCGATCAGAAGTGGGTCGACGCTTTCCGCCGGGTTTTCATTGTCCGCCCCGTCCTTTTGGCAGCCGGGAGACGCGAGCAGCAGGAGTGCCAGCAGGAAAAAAAATACCAAGGGCACGGATTTTTTCCGTTTCATGGGAAACCTCCCGCCGCATTATACCCCGATTAAAGGACTCGGAGGGAGTAGGATTCGAATACACGCACTATGTTTTTGGCCATTTCAGTAAACCGCCGAAAACATCCAGTGCGTGTATATTCGCACTAGTTGATTTTCCCAAATTACTGAACCTTGGGAAAATCAAAGTGCGAATACCCACGGTCCCCAACCGTATCTTAGTCAAAGAACACGGAGGGAGTAGGATTCGAACCCACGGTCCCCGTAAAGGGACAACGGTTTTCAAGACCGCCGCAATCGACCACTCTGCCATCCCTCCGGCTGGTCCAGAATTGTAACAAATGGTCGAATGGCTGTCAATTTGGTTTTTGAAATCAAGGTGAGATTACCACTCAGTACCAACACTATAGGTTTCGTGGTGCCCAGAGGGCAACGAAACCTGTCTAGTGTTGGTATCGTCACACGAGATGATTTCAGTAGCTGTCATAATTGCTAAAATCATGGTTTGACTGAAGTGTGACTATCATCCGTTCGTCCTGGCAAGGCGCAAGCCGACCGAGAGCAGGGGCAGGGTTTCGTTGGGATGGTCGCGGTCGCGCTGCAGGGAACGCACGCCGGAGCCGAGCGTTTCCCAGCTGGCGCCGCGATAGACGCGGCCGGACCAGTTCGGGTTGTTCTCGCAGCCGATGGGATCGACCTGATAGCTTAAGGGGTAGGGGAAGCAATAAATGTCCCGCCACCACTCCCAGACGTTGCCCAGCATGTCGTAGAGGCCGAAGGCGTTGGGTTGCTTCAAGCCCACCGGATGGGTGCAGCCTCCGGCGTTGTCCAAATACCAGGCGATGGCATCAAGCTCGCCGTACCTTTCGCCGGTGGTGCCGGCGCGGCAGGCATACTCCCACTCGGCCTCGGTCGGAAAGCGGAACAAGTCGCTGCCGAGCATCTGGTTGAGCGACGCGATGAAGTCCCGGCACCATTCCCAGTGGGTCTCCTCGACTGGGTAATTATCTCCGATTTTAAATTTGGACGGATTGCTGCCCATGACCGCCTGCCACAGGGCCTGGGTCACTTCGGTTTTGCCGAGCCAGAAGGGCTTGGAGATCAGCACGGTATGGACCGGCTGCTCGTCGAACTGGGCTTCGGGCGACGCGCTGCCCATCTGGAATTCACCGGGAGGGATCAATGCCAATTCATAACGTATGCCGTTGACGGTCAGCACGCCATTGCTGTAAGTCGCGATACTGTCGGTGATGGCGACCGTCAGGGTGTGGTTGGTGCTCATGGTCACTGTACCATTGGGGGCAACTACAACGTTGTCGAGCCTGACCTGCGGGTTGTAGAAACCGGCTTTGGTTGTGAAGTTATAATTGACTGACGATCCCTTCTTGTACTTGGCGGTGGCAGCAGGTGTACCGGTCGTGCCAACATTCAGGTTGACGGTCAGGGTCCGGGTCTTTTTCTTAGTCAGCAGGATAACCAGGACCGCCCCGGCGCCCCCTCTTTCTCCTTAAATTGGGGAACCGCCTGTTCCGCTGTCCAGGCCACCCCCATGCCGATAAAGGTAACCACGACCAAGACGGCGATCAATTTTTGCCAATTACATTTGCTCATTAGTCCCCGCTTAAACTATTACATGCAGAAGGATGTCAGAAATGTCATTCATTCGTCCTGGCGAGGCGGAAGCCAAGGCCGGCGGAGCGGAAATCCGCCAAGCCGTAATTGCGGCGGGCTGCCCGTATGCAATCGGCGGCGCTGTTGAAACTGCCGCCGCGACGGACATAGTGCGTGCCGGAAGCCGGGCCGCCGGGATCGTTCTGTGCCGTTGATGGATAAGGCCCATACCAGTCCCGGCACGACTCGCTGACGTTGCCCAGCATGTCATATAGCCCGAAGGAATTGGGTTGTTTCTGGCGCACCGGGTGGGATTGAAAACCTGAGTTGCCGCTATACCAGGCGATCGCATCGCTGTCATCGTAGCGCTCGGCCGTGGTCCCGGCCCGGCAGGCATACTCCCATTCGGCCTCGGTCGGCAGCCTGTAGCGTCTGCCGGTCATGGCGTATACCTTCTGGATGAAGGCTTGCGCATCATTCCATGATACCGTTTCCACCGGATAGTCATCGCCGTTTGGATAGGCTGAAGGGTTGCTTCCCATTACTGCCTTCCATTGCCCCTGGGTGACCTCGTACTTGCCGATCTGGAAAGGAGAAATTGCCACGGCATGCACCGGTCGCTCGTCCGGGTAAGCTTCGCTGCCGGTAGATCCCATCTCGAAAGTACCGCCGGGGATGGCCACCATGTCGAAATCCAGGTTCGCCGTCATTACGGCGTTTATCGTCGCTGACTGCCCTTCAACCACGACTATGGAAGTGGTGAAGTCGATAAAGCTGGTGAAAGTCAGCCTGACGATGTGCGTCCCGATCTTGACCTGGTCCATGGTGATATCACTGGTCTTGCCGGTGTCTTTCCCGTCGAGATAGAGCCGGGCTCCGGCGGGGAGCGAGGTCACATGGAGCGAGCCGGTCATTTGCGCCGATGGATTATTATCATTCTTTTTGGTCAGCAGCACCACCGCGGAGATCACAGCCCCGGCGCCCAGGAGGACAGGCAGCCAGGGGAACCTTTTGTGTTTCTTGATGATCGGTGCCCCCTCCTTCTCCTGAAATTGCGGGACGGTTTGTTCCGCTGTCCAGGCCACTCCCATGCCGATAAAGGCCAGCAAAACCACGATGGCGACTCGTTTTTGCCAGTTATGAATTTTCATCCGACCTCCTTGCATGAAAGCATTGGCGTTCATTCGTTCGTCCGGGCCAGGCGGAAGCCGAGGCTGGCGCAACAGTAGGATGGAGAATAGATGCCGCGCCGGGCTGAGCGCACGCACTCGGGCGGGCCGCTAAAACCGGCGCCGCGGCGGGCGCGTAAATTGCCGGAAGTCGGGCCGGTCGGATCGGTCTGATTCATGGCGGAATAAGGCCCGTAATAATCCTGACAAATCTCACCGACATTGCCCAGTGTGTCATACAACCCGAAGGCATTGGGCTGCTTCTGGCCCACCGGATGGCTCTCGCTGCCCGCGTTGCCGTTGTGCCAGGCGATGGCATCGATGTCTCCATAGCGTTCGCCGGTGGTTCCTGCCCGGCAGGCGTACTCCCATTCGGCCTCGGTCGGCAGGCGAAAAAAATTGCCGCCGAGCATCTGGTTGACCTTGTCAATGAAGCGATGGCAATCGTCATTGGTGATGGTTTCCACCGGATAATTGTCGCCTTTTTTAAAGTAAGCGGGATTACTCCCCATGACCGCCTGCCACAACCCTTGCGTCACCTCGGTCCTGCCGAACCAGAAGGGCTTGGTTATCGATACGGCATGAATCGGCTGCTCATCGGGAAAAGCTTCCGGACAATCGCTGCCCATCTGGAACTGGCCGGTAGGAATCAGGACCAGTTCGTAGCGTATCCCGTTGGCTGTCAGCACGCCATTGCTGTAAGTCAGGTTGCCATTATTGGCGGCATTGACGGACACGGACAAGGTGTGGTCCGCATCCATGATCACGGTGCCGCTGGCAGCGACCAAGTCGTTGTCGAGCCTGACCTCGAGGCTGCCATAACCCGCTTGCGCAGTGTAGCTGTAATTGACGACCTGGCCTTTGCTATAGCTCGCTGTGGACGCCGGCGTGCCGCTGGCGCCGGTGCCGATATTGATCGTCAATGTATGTTTCTGTTCTTTTTTCCCCGTCAGCAGCGCGACCAGGACCGCCCCGGCGCCGACGCCCAGGAGGACAGGCAGCCAGGGGAACCTTTTGTGTTTCTTGATGATCGGTGCCCCCTCCTTCTCCTGAAATTGCGGGACGGTTTGTTCCGCTGTCCAGGTCGACAAGGCCCCCAGAAATACGAGCAACATTCCGATTGCTACCATCTTCTGCCCATAACGGTTGATCATTGGTCCTCCTGAAAAAAACTCTTGTATGAATCCGGAATAATGTTATTTTCAAAAGGCATCCTGGACAATATGACTTTGGATATATTCTGCAAAATAAACCTCCGGGTTTATTTGATTGTCCGTCAGCTTTAACGTTCTCGTACTCATTTCTGTTGGCCAAAACAGCGGCTTGATTCTATATTCTCCGGCAACCTGTTAAAATATGGGCATGGCCAAGAAATTCGCCTTTGAAAGGTACCTCTGGTTCCATGCCAAGCTGAAGGCCGGGCGCTATCCCAAGCTTGCCGATTTGGCTGAAAAATTCGAGATTTCCCGGCGCCAGGCGGCGCGGGAGATCGATTTCATGAAAAACTTTTTTTCGGCCCCGATCGAATACGCGCACGAGCGCAACGGTTACTATTACAGCGAAGCCGGTTTCGAGCTGCCCGGCATCTGGCTCGGGCAGGAGGAGATCGTCGCGCTGATCATTTCCAAGCGCATTTCCACGGCCATTCCCGACCAGCGCCTCAAAAAAAAGATCGATTTTTATTTCAGGAAAATAGCCAGCTCGACCGACTTCGACTTCCAAGACCTGGAAAAGAGGGTATCGCTGAAAAACATCCATTATTACGCCGTGGCCCCGGAAATATTTTCCGCCTGCGCCTTCGCCCTGGCCAAGAACAGGAGGATGCGCATCACCTACCGTTCCGCCTACAGCAGCGAGGCCGGCGAACGCGAGATCAGCCCGCTGCATCTCCTGCTCTACCTGGGCAACTGGCACCTGATCGCCCATTGCCACAGCCGCGGCGGCTTACGCGACTTCGTCCTGTCGCGGCTGGTCGAGATAGAGGTACTCAACCAGCCGGTGGGTGCCGAGCTGCTGGCCCGCGATGTCAAAGGGATGATCGACAGGCATTACGGGATCTTCCTGCAGGGCGAGGAAAAGCAAGTCAAGGTGAGATTCCGCGGCCGCAGCGTCGGCATCGTCCGCGACCAATCATGGTTCGCCGGGCAGCAGGTCCGCGAGGAGAAAGATTCGCTCTTGCTCAGCTTCCCGGTCACCGATTACCGCGAGGTGCTCGGCGACATCCTGCGTTTCGGCGCCGACGCCGAGGTCCTGGAACCGGCCGAGCTGCGGGATTTGATCAAGGAAACCAGCCTCAGCATGAGCCGAATCTACCAAAACACCCCAGTAGGCTAGGTTAAGAAATGTAGGGGTTTGATTAATCAAACCCCTACCTATCAAACCTCGATTTTTTAACAAGCAAAAAAAAATAATAAAAATATTTATTCTCCTGCCCCATGACACGATTTGTCATAGCGGCTGTTTTATATTGTTGGCAGGAGAATATAATGAAGAACGAACAGCTGAGTTTATTTCCCATGCAGGACCTGGGCCAGGCCATGATGACCGCCAGAGATTTGATCGTGGTCGCCTGCGATTACGTGGATTTGTGGGGCAGCGCCTGCCTGGAGAATCTGGACACCCCGGCCTTCATCCGCTCGATCTACTCGCAGCAGGGTTTGCATGCCGTTCAAAAGGCCGGTTGAGGCGGAAACCGTCGGCCAATCCAACGCGGCCTTTCCATTTCTTGATTGCGCGAGGTAGAATATAGGCGGGAGTGAACCAGGGAATGCTAAAAGAACCATCGCTCATCGTCCAGTTGCTGACACTCGCGCTCCTGGCTGCATTTATCGGCTTCATGAAATGGCTTGAAAAAAAGCCGCGGAAAATAAGGCAGCAGCTTGAGCTATATCCGGCCGCAGCGGTTGAAAAAGAATCCATTGTCGACCGCAATCCCGGCGGCCCGCTCACCAAAAAACAGGCGCAAAAATTGTTCGAGACAATCCTGCAGGCCGCGATCAGGCAGAAGGCGGACACGATCCTCATCGACACGATCTCCGGGCGGCCTCAAGTGCGTTTGCGCCTGGAGGGCGGGTTCCAGGAGCTGACCGGAATAGGGGACAAGGAATCTTACCGACGTCTGGTCGCTTTCGCCAAGGACTGCGCCGGCCTGCCGGCGGCGTCCGCGTCGGCAGCGGAAGGTTGCGGATCCTTTCACCGCCTCTTCCGGAAGGGTCACCTGCGCAATGCCGGCTTGCGAGTCGTAAACGGGGAAATTTCCTATGCCTTTGACGAAACCCCGAGGCGCAACCGCGCCGTCCGCTTCGACCTCGAGTCTTTTCCCGGGCCGGGAGGCGAGTCGCTGAAGATCATCCTGCGCCAGGAACTGCCCAAGGAAAGCACGCGCTTTGACCTGGGTTTTGCCGCCGCCGCTGAGGAGAAATTCGTCCGCGCCGTGCGCTCGCGCTCGGGAATTATACTGCTGACCGGACCCTGCAACTCGGGAAAGTCGACCGCTACCTACCGCGCCCTCTCGCTGCTGCGCGATGAAGGCCGGAAGATCGTCACCGTTGAGTGGCCGATGGAAAGAAAGATCGACGGGGTCGTGCAATACCATCTCCAGGACCTGCCGGATGTCTACGACATGATCGGCAGGTGCTTGCGGCGCGCTATCCGCCGCAAACCGGAGGTGCTGATGCTGCAGAACATCGACTGGGTCGACGAAGACGATGCCCAAGCCGCCATCGACTTCGCCGCCGCGGGCGGACTGCTAATCACCGCAGTGCATGTTGCCGGTTGCGCCAGGGGCCTGACCAGCCTCCTGTGGCGCCATTTCGTGAAGCGAAGGCAGGATGCGGCCGAACTGTTTAAAGTCGTGGTGGCGCCGCGGCGCTTGTTCATGGTTTGTGCTCATTGTGCCGAGGAACACTCGGTGCCGGCGAAGATCTTGATCGAGGCCGGGTTGAGCGATCCCCCGGTCGCCGGCGGCGGCCGCGTCGCCACCTGGCGAGGCCGCGGTTGCCCGCTATGCGAGAATACCGGGGAACTTGGATCGACCGCCGTTTACGAGGTTTTGGACCTGACCGGGGAGATGAAGCGCTTCATTTAGAATTCGAACGATTGGTATTTCGAACAAGTTGAGTATCTGGAGCGCCAAGCATGGCTGCACGGCATGCGCACCCAGCGCGAACTTGCATTGGAGCGGGTGCTCGCCGGCGATGTCAGCCTCCGGCATGCGCTGCTGAATACCATTAAACCAAAATGGCTGACCGCGGTGCAGGCCGGTCGGAACTCGTTTTCCCGCCAGTACTAATAAGCTTTCGTCAATTCAATTGGTTGACGAAGTTGACGGATGTGGAGAGGGATCGGGTTGGAGTGGGCTTTTTCCCTGGCGTCTTCAGCGTATTTTTTCCAATGAGAGGGCGATGGGTTCGATTTCCAGCGAAACGAAAGTCACCGTATAGGTGTCGATGTCGTTGATGCTGGCGTAAAAGGCGCCGCTCTGCCCGGTTTTACGCAAGGTCCATTGGCTGCCGATGCCGCGTCCCTTTTCATCCAAGAGGAACGACATGCCCGTTGCCTCGCCCTTCTGGTTTTCGGCTATGCCGTCGACCAACATGTTGCGGAAGGCATCGGGGCCGAAAACATTGGTTTCCAGGGGATAATCGCTGTTGGCTTCCTTGCCCTTCTCGATCGGTTTGCGTTCCGGCCGCGGCACGGGGGTGCGGGTAGCGATATCGAATTTGTCGCCCTCTTCCAGGTAGTGCACAACGATGCCCTGGGCCCGCATGCCGCCGGCAGGCGACCATTTGAATTTGCCGGCTGCCCTGGCCAGCGACGTATCGATGATCACCACTCCCGAACTGCCCAGCACTTCGATGGCTCCGCCGCGGCAGACCGCCGCGGTATCCTCATCGATGCCCACGCCCAGCCAGGCTTTGGGCTGGACATGGATGGCCATGAGCAGGCGGCCGACGCGGCCGCGCTTGAGGAAATGCTGGTCGACCATGCCCTGGTTGAAGAACCCCAGCCCGTTGGCCAGGCTCACGCCCCTGGGCTCGGGGCAGGAGTCGGGCATGTAGTCGGCCCCGGCGCTGAGCGCCTTCATGCTGGAGCCTTCGCAGATCATCGGGTCGCACATCATGGCGGCGCCGGCGCTCGAGCCGCCGATCACGCCGCCGGCGGCATAGACGCCGCGGATGCTCTTGAGCAGGGGCGAGTCCTCGCCGTTCGCCTTCTTGAGCGTCCGGTTGTAGCGGATCTGGTCGCCGCCGACGAAGAACACGGCAGTGTAGTTCAGCATGTCGTCGGCCAGCTCCTGGCTGAAGCCGTTGCCGCTCCACTTCGATTCGTCCACGTCCTTTGTCGACGGGTCGTCGACGACGGCCAGGGGGAAGATGCGGATCCGTTCGGCCGGGACGCCCAGGCGGGTGAAGTCAACGGCGTAGGCGCGGCCGCTGGCCGCAGGCTCCACGCTGCCGGCCGGGATGATGGCCAGGCGGATGCGCTCCACGCCTCCGCCCAGCTCGATGAAGCGCTTGTCGATGCGCTCGAGCGCCGACGTGATGTTGCCGCCCATGATCACCAGGCTCCCCGTGCCGTTGCTCTGCCCGGGCAGCCAGAGGAAGTTCAGCAGCCCGGACACGACCAACCACCTGCCCAATTTCTTCATTGTCCGCTCCCGGAAATCGCCTGGCTGAATTTCATCAGGCGACTCCATGCGGATTGTAAAGGGATAGCCATGGAATTGCAAGAAGCTTCGAACGGAATCGGTTGAAGGAATTGATTTCAGCCTAGTTGGCTGACGTAATTGATGTATTGCGGCGGCGGGTCGGGGATGAACAGGCCCAACTGCTTTTCAGGAGTGGTTTCCAGCCCTGAGTACTCGCTGTTCCAGCAAACGATGCCCTGGATGCTGACCGGCTCGTTGCCGATGGTGAGAATGATCTTCACCCTGCGGTTGATCGGGAAAAGCTGGTATTCGGCCTGGATCAATATGCCATGGGGGGAAACATTCCGCGCCAAGCCGGGGCTGAAGGTGTCGTTGTCGCCGTAGACCAGTTCCAGGGGGTGCAGCAATCTCTTCTCGATCCGTTTTTCCATTTTTGCCTCCGGGATTCAGTGCGAAACGGAATTATATCTTATTTTATCGTTTATGGCAAAATTTATTGGCCAAACGGTTCTAGCCGCCGTTTGTCTTTTTTCCGATCATGCGGGCGAAATTCTTCATTACCCAGAGGTGGGCCCTGGCCTGGGTTAGGTTGTAGAGCGGCCAGGGGATGGTGGGACGGTAATCGTGAATCGCGATAAGGGCGGCCTTGCCGTTGAGCACCTGGCGGAATTCCAGGCGTGGTTTCCGGCTGGGCAAGTCGGTTTTCTTGGCCAGGAGGCCGCCGCTGATGTAAAAAAGCTGGCGGTCGGAAGCGGCGCTGCGCTCATGGGCGAAGCGCAGTTCCAGCAGGGAAATGTTGAAGAAACGGCTGCTGATGGTCAGGTTGCCCTGCTTGTCGGTGGCAGCGCGCAGCAGGGTATGGAAAAAACGCGGCAGCCAGGCGGTGTACTCCATGGCCAGCCAGCGGGCCGTTTTCCCCGGCGGCAAAGAAATCCGCTGCAGCGAGCGGACGGTGTTTTTTTCCGCATCGGCTGGCGCGGCCGGGCGATGTTTGGAACGGGCCAGCGAGGCGTGGACGGTTCGGAAACTTTCACCTCCCGCTTCCTCGGCCATTGCCGCCCGCAGGGCCTGCTCCAGCGTCTGTGCGCGGATGCCGGCTTGCTGCTGGAGGCTCAGGTCGCCGGCTGTCAGCGAATGCTTGAGGCTCTCCACCAGCGGCGATACCAGCTGCCTGGGGAAGCCGCTGATTAGGGTCAGGGAAAGCTTGGAAAGGCCGAGCAGCGGCAGGGGCAGGCGGATGAAAAGGCGTCGCAAGCCCATGACGCGGGCGCAGCGGCGCAGGAGCTCCCGGTAAGAGAGGATGTCGGGGCAGCCGATGTCATGGCCACGGTTGTCTGTGCCCGGGTGCTCGAGGCAGAAGCGCAGAAGGCAGGTGACGTCGGCCAGGGCCACGGGCTGGATGGCTGAATCGGACCAGCGCGGGCAGAAAATCAGCGGCGATCGTTCCAGCACCGAGCGGAACATGGCATAGGATGAACCGCGCAGGCCGATGACGATCCCGGCGCGCAGCGTGGTTACCGGCACGCCGTGGGAGCCCAGCGTCTGTTCCACTTCGCGACGACTGCGGATGTGGCGCGACAGATCGGCTCCGGCGGGGATCAGGCCGCCGAGGTAGATGATCTGCGTGATCCCCACCTGCGCCGCGGCCCGGGCGAAATTGTCGGCGCTGATCAGGTCCATGTCCTGAAAGCTTCCCTGGGTGAGCCTGGCCGAGGGCAGCATGGAATGGACCAAATAAAAAGCGGCTTCGGCGCCGGCCAGGGCACGCTCGCACTCGAAGAGGGAAAAAAGGTCGCAGTGGCGCCATTCGTTGACCGGGCAACACCCGGACGGGGGCGGGCGGCGGGTCAGGCCGATCACGTGATAGTCACCGGCCAGCTCCTCGACCAAAGCCCTGCCGATGAACCCGGTGGCCCCGGCGATGACGACGGTTTTCATGAATTTTCCTGGATGCATTCTACCCAGAAACTCCGATTCTGGCAATGTGAGAATATTTTCAATTTGGATTTTTTTGTACTTTTTCTCAAACTCACCCCCAACCCCCTCTCTTTTAAAAAGAGAGGGGGGAACACAGATATTCCCCTTCTCTTCCCAAGAGAAGGGGCTAGGGGATGAGTTTGTCGCTCTGGTTTGCCTTGTCAGACACATTTATTTATAATCATATTTAAAATTACCTCGTGAAGGAGTCACGAATTTGATCTTGGCCGCCAAATTCTTGTTACTTATCGTCTTGCTGGTATTGCTGCTGCGCTGGAAAATCGATCTTTCCCTGGCGGTTTTCTCCATCAGCCTGCTGACCGTGGCTCTTTTTGCCATCAACCTGAAATTGGCCGTCCGCAGCGCCTGGGCGGGGATCAGCGCCGGGGAGACCCTGGAGTTGTTCCTGATCATC containing:
- a CDS encoding PAS domain S-box protein — its product is MTEGKESVFLKLMKYFGKHFPPPHFDDEDKNQSAYFLNLILLHGIAAGILVAAATAAAGQYDKTVELAAGVVMAFLLLVLLHSGRLRSAIFLTFVSLLALVTILLYTGGGIHDLASMLYPVIIIIAALLLRPKEFLAIVALSMLSAAIIIMAEVEGLIAWPQQLHTTVFVLITVMAIFILAAVPARMLANNLRRSIERARRNEQESRDSNVRLQNEIAEHKRTEAALNESETRFRILAEATFEGMCILENNTVIDANSNLVQMLGGEIREIVGRKITEFMDPETTALVNRDQAAAGAPLEHEIRRLDGSQFPAEIRSKLIPFRG
- a CDS encoding peptidylprolyl isomerase, with amino-acid sequence MTAKQWKNPPPMVIEGKRTYRARITTARGEIVLQLFPEHAPQTVNNFIFLARENFYDGVSFHRVIANFMIQGGDPSASGSGGPGYRFADEVRHNPLRHETGVISMANAGPDTNGSQFFITHCEQPHLNGRHTVFGKVLQGQEVVDAIRQGDVMVSLRIEES
- a CDS encoding formylglycine-generating enzyme family protein translates to MSTNHTLTVAITDSIATYSNGVLTVNGIRYELALIPPGEFQMGSASPEAQFDEQPVHTVLISKPFWLGKTEVTQALWQAVMGSNPSKFKIGDNYPVEETHWEWCRDFIASLNQMLGSDLFRFPTEAEWEYACRAGTTGERYGELDAIAWYLDNAGGCTHPVGLKQPNAFGLYDMLGNVWEWWRDIYCFPYPLSYQVDPIGCENNPNWSGRVYRGASWETLGSGVRSLQRDRDHPNETLPLLSVGLRLARTNG
- a CDS encoding SUMF1/EgtB/PvdO family nonheme iron enzyme; this translates as MKIHNWQKRVAIVVLLAFIGMGVAWTAEQTVPQFQEKEGAPIIKKHKRFPWLPVLLGAGAVISAVVLLTKKNDNNPSAQMTGSLHVTSLPAGARLYLDGKDTGKTSDITMDQVKIGTHIVRLTFTSFIDFTTSIVVVEGQSATINAVMTANLDFDMVAIPGGTFEMGSTGSEAYPDERPVHAVAISPFQIGKYEVTQGQWKAVMGSNPSAYPNGDDYPVETVSWNDAQAFIQKVYAMTGRRYRLPTEAEWEYACRAGTTAERYDDSDAIAWYSGNSGFQSHPVRQKQPNSFGLYDMLGNVSESCRDWYGPYPSTAQNDPGGPASGTHYVRRGGSFNSAADCIRAARRNYGLADFRSAGLGFRLARTNE
- a CDS encoding formylglycine-generating enzyme family protein; this translates as MINRYGQKMVAIGMLLVFLGALSTWTAEQTVPQFQEKEGAPIIKKHKRFPWLPVLLGVGAGAVLVALLTGKKEQKHTLTINIGTGASGTPASTASYSKGQVVNYSYTAQAGYGSLEVRLDNDLVAASGTVIMDADHTLSVSVNAANNGNLTYSNGVLTANGIRYELVLIPTGQFQMGSDCPEAFPDEQPIHAVSITKPFWFGRTEVTQGLWQAVMGSNPAYFKKGDNYPVETITNDDCHRFIDKVNQMLGGNFFRLPTEAEWEYACRAGTTGERYGDIDAIAWHNGNAGSESHPVGQKQPNAFGLYDTLGNVGEICQDYYGPYSAMNQTDPTGPTSGNLRARRGAGFSGPPECVRSARRGIYSPSYCCASLGFRLARTNE
- a CDS encoding WYL domain-containing protein: MAKKFAFERYLWFHAKLKAGRYPKLADLAEKFEISRRQAAREIDFMKNFFSAPIEYAHERNGYYYSEAGFELPGIWLGQEEIVALIISKRISTAIPDQRLKKKIDFYFRKIASSTDFDFQDLEKRVSLKNIHYYAVAPEIFSACAFALAKNRRMRITYRSAYSSEAGEREISPLHLLLYLGNWHLIAHCHSRGGLRDFVLSRLVEIEVLNQPVGAELLARDVKGMIDRHYGIFLQGEEKQVKVRFRGRSVGIVRDQSWFAGQQVREEKDSLLLSFPVTDYREVLGDILRFGADAEVLEPAELRDLIKETSLSMSRIYQNTPVG
- a CDS encoding ATPase, T2SS/T4P/T4SS family; amino-acid sequence: MLKEPSLIVQLLTLALLAAFIGFMKWLEKKPRKIRQQLELYPAAAVEKESIVDRNPGGPLTKKQAQKLFETILQAAIRQKADTILIDTISGRPQVRLRLEGGFQELTGIGDKESYRRLVAFAKDCAGLPAASASAAEGCGSFHRLFRKGHLRNAGLRVVNGEISYAFDETPRRNRAVRFDLESFPGPGGESLKIILRQELPKESTRFDLGFAAAAEEKFVRAVRSRSGIILLTGPCNSGKSTATYRALSLLRDEGRKIVTVEWPMERKIDGVVQYHLQDLPDVYDMIGRCLRRAIRRKPEVLMLQNIDWVDEDDAQAAIDFAAAGGLLITAVHVAGCARGLTSLLWRHFVKRRQDAAELFKVVVAPRRLFMVCAHCAEEHSVPAKILIEAGLSDPPVAGGGRVATWRGRGCPLCENTGELGSTAVYEVLDLTGEMKRFI